One window of Desulfovibrio subterraneus genomic DNA carries:
- a CDS encoding tetratricopeptide repeat protein has protein sequence MRINPFYVLCFFVAVFTLTLLVYPTRRELAELYLASGDIQRSKDIIDKAVAEDGSDYPLLITAAEVYHLLGKPEQAIDFLLKARPLKPRNVAMLNSLATYYQWNMQPLLAMPVYEEILAADPGRTDILRTLVSHYRYYGMPDKESLALARLIQLESTTATKTALAIRSVLREELLGLAGLRLAGDYDPLRDLLMQQLFVVSENLEEELRDGATVSTEEYTTYCLEHFMRTGMVQQGGQFATRLDTLQGGVAARLRLAQVLQWNNLLPEAVAYLKDVDRQVPRNEEVLVALSRAARDAEDMQTVEYALESLTNAVPDKTEYAEQLAEVYLANNQVDKALNLFDRLLATAVDTLRILGRMLTAALFSGEPSTMRLALEKALPFPTDRPDIVETKVELHLALNEPEKAYVLLREAADKNTPDHEQLVRLLDVAAATGQPPLVVDAVRLALGREPDNVDFMRAGADALLTVSEPAEAYRLLKKIATATRLEPDTLTMLEAAGYTGTPATVEEAATLAATLHPASRTVMDTAAEVLLWVENPVKALPYAVKAARLSKGDREQVMRMVEIASFTGDPARFLEALRIAGTLRPDDEDLAMTSAQALAAQGDASAFESLLSRFMRSGKDVALLRRWATMAEEAGLVEQAFRLWYQIYRADTTDTNLGRKVARLAFDTGHYTIAAQTWTHLADASRNDFEAASGAGAAWAAAGDTAKALRYFEQALAIRPQDRPTMLEVARNALYTGKYERSVDMYESYGLASLEENDRFALAEAYGNTGKAAKALEFFGPLLDRDPLPKDRALLITRLFNLAGQRQRAEKLYPRLTRAYGDDSTFLANLGAEAFFAEHLPPALAIFNKLLETEPENATALKGSAMVYAEQGNTRAAIERFRMFNSRYPDDGDAHFRLAELYTRTGRTELALREYKTAARLLKRVLRPPDASGPSGIFGPSGKSGKSDSTDNNRTTRVKALQPQGPEAPRSTQ, from the coding sequence GTGAGAATCAATCCGTTCTACGTCCTCTGCTTCTTCGTCGCGGTATTCACCCTGACGTTGCTTGTCTACCCCACCAGGCGGGAGCTGGCCGAGCTGTATCTTGCGAGCGGCGACATCCAGCGCTCCAAAGACATCATAGACAAGGCGGTGGCTGAAGACGGCTCAGATTACCCCCTGCTCATAACGGCTGCCGAGGTCTATCACCTGCTCGGCAAGCCGGAACAGGCCATTGATTTCCTGCTGAAGGCGCGCCCGCTCAAGCCGCGCAACGTTGCCATGCTGAACTCGCTGGCCACCTATTATCAGTGGAATATGCAGCCGCTTCTGGCCATGCCCGTGTATGAGGAAATACTCGCGGCAGACCCCGGCCGTACAGATATTCTGCGCACACTTGTCTCGCATTACCGCTACTACGGCATGCCGGATAAAGAGAGCCTTGCTCTGGCCCGCCTCATCCAGCTGGAAAGTACAACCGCGACGAAAACCGCACTGGCCATCCGCTCTGTTCTGCGTGAAGAACTGCTCGGCCTTGCCGGATTGCGCCTTGCCGGTGATTATGATCCCCTGCGCGACCTGCTGATGCAGCAACTCTTCGTCGTTTCCGAAAATCTCGAAGAAGAACTGCGCGACGGCGCAACGGTTTCCACGGAAGAATACACCACCTACTGTCTGGAACACTTCATGCGCACCGGCATGGTGCAGCAGGGCGGGCAGTTTGCAACGCGCCTTGATACATTGCAGGGCGGTGTGGCCGCCCGTCTGCGCCTTGCGCAGGTGCTGCAATGGAACAACCTGCTCCCCGAGGCCGTTGCCTACCTCAAAGACGTAGACCGTCAGGTGCCCCGCAACGAAGAGGTTCTCGTCGCCCTCAGCAGAGCCGCGCGTGATGCCGAAGACATGCAGACTGTGGAATATGCGCTGGAAAGCCTTACCAACGCCGTGCCTGACAAGACCGAATATGCGGAACAGCTCGCCGAGGTGTATCTGGCGAACAATCAGGTGGACAAGGCGCTCAACCTGTTTGACAGGCTGCTTGCCACTGCCGTTGATACGCTCAGAATTCTCGGCAGAATGCTCACGGCCGCGCTTTTTTCGGGTGAACCATCCACCATGCGCCTTGCTCTGGAAAAGGCTCTGCCCTTCCCCACCGACAGGCCGGATATAGTGGAAACAAAGGTCGAACTGCACCTTGCGCTGAACGAGCCCGAAAAAGCCTATGTTCTGCTGCGCGAAGCAGCGGACAAAAATACCCCCGATCACGAACAGCTTGTCCGCCTGCTTGATGTGGCGGCAGCCACGGGTCAGCCCCCCCTTGTAGTGGATGCCGTGCGCCTTGCTCTTGGCCGCGAACCGGACAATGTGGATTTCATGAGAGCCGGAGCAGACGCCCTGCTCACAGTCAGCGAACCGGCAGAAGCCTACCGCCTGCTGAAGAAGATTGCCACCGCCACACGGCTTGAGCCGGATACCCTGACCATGCTGGAAGCAGCAGGCTACACCGGTACCCCTGCCACGGTGGAAGAAGCTGCAACGCTTGCGGCAACACTGCACCCTGCCTCGCGCACAGTCATGGACACAGCCGCCGAAGTGCTGCTGTGGGTTGAGAATCCGGTCAAGGCGCTGCCCTATGCCGTCAAGGCGGCCCGTCTCTCCAAGGGCGACAGGGAGCAGGTGATGCGCATGGTGGAAATAGCCTCCTTTACCGGCGATCCGGCCCGTTTTCTGGAGGCCCTGCGTATTGCAGGAACCCTGCGGCCGGATGATGAAGACCTTGCCATGACTTCCGCACAGGCTCTTGCAGCACAGGGTGATGCCTCTGCCTTTGAGTCTTTGCTTTCCCGCTTCATGCGCTCCGGCAAGGATGTTGCTCTGCTGCGCCGCTGGGCCACCATGGCAGAAGAGGCAGGACTGGTCGAACAGGCCTTCCGCCTCTGGTATCAGATTTACAGAGCTGACACGACAGACACAAATCTCGGCCGCAAGGTGGCACGACTGGCGTTCGACACCGGTCACTACACCATTGCAGCACAAACGTGGACCCACTTGGCGGATGCCTCGCGCAACGACTTCGAGGCCGCATCCGGTGCAGGCGCGGCATGGGCCGCCGCAGGCGACACGGCAAAGGCACTGCGCTATTTCGAGCAGGCCCTCGCCATCCGGCCGCAGGACCGCCCCACCATGCTGGAAGTTGCCCGCAACGCCCTGTATACTGGCAAGTACGAACGTTCCGTCGACATGTATGAATCATACGGCCTTGCCTCGCTTGAAGAGAACGACCGGTTTGCGCTGGCCGAGGCATACGGCAATACCGGCAAGGCGGCGAAGGCGCTGGAATTCTTCGGCCCGCTGCTCGACAGGGACCCGCTGCCCAAGGACCGCGCCCTGCTCATCACCCGCCTGTTCAACCTCGCGGGGCAACGGCAGCGGGCAGAAAAGCTCTATCCACGGCTGACCCGGGCTTACGGCGACGATTCCACTTTCCTTGCCAACCTCGGGGCAGAGGCCTTTTTTGCTGAGCATCTGCCCCCCGCCCTTGCGATTTTCAATAAACTGCTGGAAACTGAACCTGAAAATGCCACAGCCCTCAAAGGCTCGGCCATGGTATACGCAGAACAGGGCAACACACGGGCTGCCATTGAGCGCTTCCGCATGTTCAACAGCCGATATCCAGACGATGGCGACGCTCACTTCAGACTTGCAGAACTGTATACCCGCACGGGCAGAACGGAATTGGCTCTCAGGGAATACAAGACGGCCGCCCGTTTACTGAAACGCGTTCTGCGGCCACCCGATGCATCCGGCCCGTCCGGTATATTCGGCCCCTCCGGTAAATCCGGTAAATCCGACTCGACAGACAATAACCGAACCACGCGCGTGAAAGCTCTTCAACCGCAAGGACCGGAAGCCCCCCGGAGCACACAATGA
- a CDS encoding polysaccharide deacetylase family protein gives MQQRLTPFLFRMAGICLCLLIFCAVLAGTAESGHAAPVPVARKVLILYSGAAGQLETDNPWRRAFAMPGNYFGLLSFYQDVANPLPAKLDPAEWRAVVCAYSALTVDDPEGLIRWLLAASERGIRIIFLNHPTQIAEGASPATQEALARLLARLGLAFEQQTTTAGTLLAYETVGSQMNFERRLPPLPPVFERFTATGDKSLTPWLTVRNKAQGTTGIAVAVSEAGAMVLPEYIRWMDPADFRKQLYIDPFAFVADSMGLRGQPALTPTTLNGKRIAFSHIDADGFNGFTNVDKTRNCAEIIRDRVLAKVDFPVTVSVIQAEVDPKYEGNAHLMDVARSMFAMPNVEPGSHSFSHPFYWDSGDDAKAMMFKEKLGLEQYGIPVKGYTFDPKKEIVESARWITEHLAPAGKPCRLMQWSGSCDPKTPVMRIVAGAGLQNINGGDTIYDEHNNSLTTVSPLYKQVGPYVQVFTGQANENILTNLWTGPYHAYRYITRTMERTGSPRRLMPINAYYHFYSAEYEASLQAVLDVYDWMARQDTARVFTSAYPPMVQSFTQAHVARDGDADVFTNYGACLSVRYDDTAKLPDLEHSVNVLGYDVQPQGLFVHLAPDAGEARIVLADHPRNARPFIRSATGWIRGFTYDARKVRFQHDGFGKGTVTLGGLPPDTRVAVDSVNGKHTVTVDRQGTLVLSGMVSGGVEISIQ, from the coding sequence ATGCAACAGCGCCTCACCCCTTTTCTCTTCAGAATGGCGGGCATATGCCTGTGCCTGCTCATCTTTTGCGCCGTGCTGGCGGGTACAGCCGAATCCGGCCATGCCGCCCCTGTGCCGGTGGCCCGCAAGGTACTCATCCTTTACAGCGGCGCCGCGGGGCAGCTTGAGACTGACAACCCATGGCGCAGAGCCTTTGCCATGCCCGGCAACTATTTCGGCCTGCTCTCATTCTATCAGGATGTAGCCAATCCGCTGCCCGCCAAACTCGACCCTGCCGAATGGCGTGCGGTTGTCTGCGCATACAGTGCACTTACCGTAGATGATCCCGAAGGGCTCATCCGGTGGCTTCTGGCTGCCTCCGAGCGTGGCATACGAATTATCTTCCTCAACCATCCCACGCAGATTGCAGAGGGAGCATCGCCCGCAACACAGGAGGCGCTCGCAAGACTGCTGGCGCGGCTCGGCCTCGCCTTTGAACAGCAAACCACCACCGCAGGCACTCTGCTCGCCTATGAAACGGTCGGCAGCCAGATGAACTTTGAACGCAGGCTCCCCCCCCTGCCGCCTGTCTTTGAACGGTTCACCGCCACCGGCGACAAGAGCCTCACGCCGTGGCTCACCGTGCGCAACAAGGCGCAGGGCACAACCGGCATTGCCGTTGCCGTGTCCGAAGCGGGTGCCATGGTCCTGCCGGAATACATCCGCTGGATGGACCCCGCAGATTTTCGCAAGCAGCTCTATATTGACCCCTTCGCCTTTGTTGCAGACAGCATGGGATTGCGTGGCCAGCCAGCCCTCACCCCCACCACGCTGAACGGCAAACGCATAGCCTTTTCGCACATTGATGCCGACGGATTCAACGGCTTCACCAATGTGGACAAGACCAGGAACTGCGCCGAGATCATCCGTGACCGGGTGCTCGCCAAAGTGGATTTTCCCGTGACCGTATCGGTCATTCAGGCCGAAGTGGACCCGAAATACGAAGGCAACGCCCACCTCATGGACGTGGCCCGCAGCATGTTCGCCATGCCCAACGTGGAACCGGGGTCGCACAGTTTCAGCCATCCGTTCTACTGGGATTCCGGCGATGACGCCAAGGCCATGATGTTCAAAGAGAAACTTGGCCTTGAGCAATACGGTATCCCCGTCAAGGGCTATACCTTCGACCCCAAAAAGGAAATCGTGGAGTCGGCGCGCTGGATAACCGAACATCTCGCGCCGGCGGGCAAGCCCTGCCGCCTCATGCAGTGGTCCGGCTCATGCGACCCCAAAACACCGGTCATGCGCATAGTGGCCGGGGCGGGCCTGCAGAACATCAACGGCGGCGATACCATTTATGACGAGCACAACAACTCGCTCACCACGGTCTCTCCCCTGTACAAGCAGGTCGGGCCGTATGTGCAAGTTTTCACCGGACAGGCCAACGAGAATATTCTGACAAACCTGTGGACCGGCCCCTACCATGCCTACCGCTACATCACGCGCACCATGGAACGGACAGGCAGTCCGCGCAGACTGATGCCCATTAACGCGTACTACCACTTCTACAGTGCGGAATATGAAGCATCATTGCAGGCTGTGCTGGACGTCTATGACTGGATGGCCCGTCAGGATACCGCACGGGTGTTCACATCCGCCTATCCCCCCATGGTGCAGTCCTTTACGCAGGCCCATGTGGCGCGCGACGGCGATGCCGATGTCTTCACCAACTACGGAGCCTGCCTCAGCGTGCGCTATGACGACACGGCAAAGCTGCCGGACCTTGAGCACTCGGTGAACGTGCTCGGCTACGATGTGCAGCCTCAGGGGCTTTTCGTGCATCTGGCACCGGATGCCGGTGAAGCCCGCATAGTGCTCGCCGACCATCCGCGCAACGCACGGCCGTTCATCCGCAGCGCCACCGGCTGGATACGCGGCTTCACATACGATGCACGGAAGGTCCGCTTCCAGCATGACGGATTCGGCAAAGGCACGGTCACGCTCGGCGGCCTGCCACCGGACACCCGGGTGGCGGTGGACTCCGTTAACGGCAAGCATACGGTAACTGTCGACAGGCAAGGCACGCTTGTCCTGTCCGGCATGGTTTCCGGCGGGGTGGAGATCAGCATTCAGTGA